Proteins encoded within one genomic window of Mesorhizobium sp. AR10:
- a CDS encoding cupin domain-containing protein — protein MAHIIERDTWADAPDRWQGELQCGAYGSKSCLIFNYLPGIGGGPRLHTHPYSEIFIIRQGTGLFTVGDRQIEASAGQILIVPPNTPHKFTNLGPGPLETTDIHENGSFITEWLE, from the coding sequence ATGGCGCATATCATCGAACGCGACACATGGGCCGACGCGCCAGACCGCTGGCAGGGCGAACTGCAGTGCGGCGCCTACGGCTCCAAAAGCTGCCTGATCTTCAACTATCTGCCTGGCATTGGCGGCGGCCCGCGCCTGCACACACATCCCTACAGCGAGATCTTCATCATCCGCCAGGGCACCGGCCTGTTCACCGTCGGCGACCGGCAGATTGAGGCGTCCGCCGGCCAGATCCTGATCGTCCCACCGAACACGCCGCACAAATTCACCAATCTCGGTCCAGGCCCGCTGGAGACCACGGATATTCACGAGAACGGCAGCTTCATCACCGAATGGCTGGAGTGA
- a CDS encoding DUF6665 family protein yields the protein MSVRMPSNFGKSSAQETALDLLGHEILAEKAAALGRAGQRVEETLARLRENGDDEEHRPRLLRDAAEAVHGYFIQRELCGLRKHEAAIREYNIPKAVLARLGAK from the coding sequence ATGTCAGTGCGCATGCCGTCGAATTTCGGGAAATCCAGTGCACAGGAAACCGCGCTTGACCTGCTCGGTCATGAAATCCTCGCCGAAAAGGCGGCAGCGCTCGGTCGCGCAGGCCAGCGCGTGGAGGAAACGCTGGCGAGATTGCGCGAGAATGGCGACGACGAGGAGCATCGACCGCGACTTCTCAGGGATGCCGCCGAGGCGGTCCACGGCTATTTCATCCAGCGCGAACTGTGTGGGCTGCGCAAGCACGAGGCGGCGATCCGGGAATACAACATCCCGAAGGCCGTGCTGGCACGGCTCGGTGCGAAATAG